In the genome of Flexistipes sinusarabici DSM 4947, one region contains:
- the folP gene encoding dihydropteroate synthase gives MSRFLQLISNDAERLKYEFKRIGVDEYAFKMAGKGKSLNIKVKDLIPAQANIIKQESLAAGMDAAVSRGTVGCNVNKTDLLLMGNTIQYKRLIDRLKVQPYSLKLFAEELFNFLDKKKNRMLVTPSGELALDEPEIMGILNVTPDSFSDGGDYFLHTDYRRRIDEIKDAGVKVIDIGGESSRPGSTPVDAETEKERIAGAVEYALSSGLKVSVDTYKSAVAKDVLEKGADIINDISGFKFDRDMPKVCADYGAAVCLMHTSSTPDKMQQKTDYANFLEEVKAYLFDSAEMALKAGIKEESIILDPGFGFGKKLNDNYLLLKYLDEFKSTGMPIMIGVSRKSMINRVVDKPPGETALASKIAETIALVQGADIVRTHDISETLDMVKIIREYRKADPDG, from the coding sequence ATGAGTCGGTTCCTCCAACTGATCAGTAATGATGCTGAACGGTTAAAATATGAATTTAAGCGTATAGGTGTGGATGAATACGCCTTTAAAATGGCAGGAAAGGGGAAATCTCTGAATATAAAAGTCAAGGATCTCATTCCCGCCCAGGCCAATATTATCAAGCAGGAATCGCTGGCTGCAGGTATGGATGCTGCTGTCAGCAGGGGAACCGTTGGTTGTAATGTAAACAAAACTGATCTTCTTTTGATGGGTAACACAATACAGTATAAGCGTTTGATTGACAGACTTAAAGTTCAACCGTATTCTTTAAAGTTATTTGCTGAAGAACTGTTTAACTTTTTGGACAAGAAGAAAAATAGGATGTTGGTTACTCCATCAGGTGAGTTGGCTCTCGATGAGCCTGAGATTATGGGAATCCTTAATGTTACCCCTGACTCATTCAGTGACGGCGGTGATTATTTTTTGCATACCGACTATAGGCGCCGTATAGATGAAATAAAAGACGCCGGTGTTAAGGTTATCGATATTGGGGGAGAATCATCCCGACCGGGTTCGACCCCTGTGGATGCGGAAACGGAAAAAGAGAGGATTGCCGGTGCTGTTGAATATGCTTTGAGCAGCGGGTTAAAGGTATCTGTTGATACGTATAAATCGGCAGTTGCCAAAGATGTGTTGGAAAAAGGCGCAGATATAATTAACGATATCAGCGGTTTCAAATTTGACCGGGATATGCCGAAAGTGTGTGCGGATTATGGTGCAGCCGTGTGCCTTATGCATACAAGCAGTACACCTGATAAAATGCAGCAAAAAACGGATTATGCGAATTTTCTGGAAGAAGTAAAAGCCTATTTGTTTGACTCTGCAGAAATGGCTCTAAAAGCCGGGATAAAGGAAGAAAGTATAATCTTGGATCCAGGGTTCGGATTTGGCAAGAAACTTAATGATAATTATCTTTTGTTGAAATATCTTGATGAGTTTAAATCTACGGGAATGCCGATAATGATTGGTGTTTCCCGAAAATCTATGATAAACAGGGTTGTGGATAAACCTCCCGGTGAAACTGCACTGGCATCAAAAATTGCTGAAACCATTGCTTTGGTTCAGGGTGCAGATATTGTGAGAACCCATGACATATCGGAAACTTTGGATATGGTTAAAATAATACGTGAATACAGGAAGGCAGATCCTGATGGTTGA
- the tilS gene encoding tRNA lysidine(34) synthetase TilS, translated as MNTSFEKKLYERLSEFRNKKFVVGFSGGRDSSALLHFLNRFRDEFSFELYPCHINHRLRKNAGEDEGFSLKVCREYSLKLEVISGDVKNIAETQGISAEQAARKFRIESFTKIKEKYNADYIVTAHHMDDLIETFFLKIFQGTTVYNLKGFNYESGTFLRPMLEISGDEIDEYINKYRIMYVNDPTNKDINIPRNWIRQRIIPEIKEYNPGYFKNILKLQNESSVLDGYLSSKVEKVQVRKNGAVYKINLNDFNTLSEYEKRYLVSAVIADFCRPGKQIIENILDISNKRESRRINLPNDFIFEKSYSYIYFFPSSAVESYEYLKKPSEKVVILSKIGKIITFGNDLKNESLRVRNRRKGDRFGRKKLKDLFIDAGKDLFVRDTSVVVEKEGQIIFVEGLSDRKNIRIDKISQG; from the coding sequence ATGAATACATCCTTTGAAAAAAAACTGTATGAAAGGCTGAGTGAGTTCAGGAACAAAAAATTTGTTGTTGGTTTTTCCGGCGGCAGAGATTCATCTGCTTTGCTTCATTTTCTGAACCGCTTTAGGGATGAATTTTCTTTTGAGCTGTATCCTTGTCATATAAACCACCGCCTAAGAAAAAATGCCGGCGAGGATGAAGGATTTTCCTTAAAAGTGTGCAGAGAGTATTCTCTGAAGCTTGAAGTTATAAGCGGGGACGTGAAGAATATTGCAGAAACACAGGGCATAAGTGCAGAGCAGGCTGCCAGGAAGTTCAGAATCGAAAGCTTTACAAAGATAAAGGAAAAGTATAATGCCGATTATATAGTTACCGCTCACCACATGGATGATTTGATTGAAACGTTCTTTCTGAAAATTTTCCAGGGTACGACTGTGTATAATCTGAAAGGTTTTAACTATGAAAGCGGAACTTTTCTCAGACCAATGCTGGAAATCAGTGGAGATGAGATAGATGAATATATTAATAAATACAGGATAATGTATGTTAATGATCCGACAAACAAAGATATAAATATACCCAGAAACTGGATCAGACAAAGAATTATTCCGGAAATTAAAGAATATAACCCCGGGTATTTTAAAAATATTCTGAAACTGCAGAATGAGTCGAGTGTCCTGGACGGATATCTGAGCTCGAAAGTTGAAAAGGTTCAGGTGAGGAAAAACGGAGCGGTATACAAAATCAATCTGAATGATTTTAATACGCTCAGTGAATATGAAAAACGATATCTTGTCAGTGCTGTTATCGCTGATTTTTGTAGACCGGGAAAGCAGATTATAGAGAATATACTGGACATAAGTAACAAAAGAGAGTCGAGAAGGATAAATCTTCCGAACGATTTTATATTTGAAAAATCGTATAGTTATATTTACTTTTTTCCTTCATCCGCTGTGGAAAGTTATGAGTATTTAAAAAAACCTTCCGAAAAGGTTGTAATTTTGTCAAAAATAGGTAAAATTATAACTTTTGGTAATGATTTAAAAAATGAAAGTCTGAGAGTGCGTAACAGAAGAAAAGGCGACCGTTTCGGAAGAAAAAAATTAAAAGATCTTTTCATTGATGCAGGCAAAGATCTTTTTGTAAGAGACACTTCTGTTGTTGTTGAGAAAGAAGGGCAAATTATTTTTGTGGAAGGGCTATCAGACAGAAAAAATATACGAATTGATAAAATCAGTCAGGGGTAA
- the ftsH gene encoding ATP-dependent zinc metalloprotease FtsH, producing the protein MKNNFFKNITLWFVIALLMVIMFNFFNTGQGVREKISYTAFLEKVQKGNIKTVVIKEQHVTGEYADGTQFETYAPKDSGMVSILRENNVQIFAKPPDQNPWYVQVLISWLPFILLIGIWIFFMRQMQGGSGKAFNFGKSKAKLLTKDQQKVTFKDVAGADEAKEELEEIIEFLKEPQKFQKLGGRIPKGVLLVGPPGTGKTLLAKAVAGEAGVPYFSISGSDFVEMFVGVGASRVRDLFEQGKKNAPCIIFVDELDAVGRHRGAGLGGGHDEREQTLNQLLVEMDGFESTEGVILIAATNRPDVLDPALLRPGRFDRQVVVPPPDRKGRLEILKVHAKKIPLSDDVDLDVVAKGTPGFAGAELANLVNEASLLAARQNRDKVTMDDFEEAKDKVMMGKERRSIVISDEEKKNTAYHEAGHAIVAILTPGADPLHKVSIIPRGMALGVTQQLPEDDRYMHTKEYLLGRLAVLMGGRAAEELVFNRLTTGAGNDISRATDIARKMVCSWGMSSKIGPLFFGKKDDAVFLGKEISSSKDYSEKTAIMIDEEIKTIVSNSYKKATNILKENFNLLEQTAQLLLEKETIENKDIQDLIKKLDEGEEENKEAENENEEKKEDSKKGGNVEDESVPPTDQ; encoded by the coding sequence ATGAAAAATAATTTTTTCAAAAATATTACACTGTGGTTCGTTATCGCCCTTTTAATGGTGATAATGTTCAACTTTTTCAATACAGGACAGGGGGTCAGGGAAAAAATATCCTACACGGCTTTCCTTGAGAAGGTTCAGAAGGGGAATATAAAAACCGTTGTTATTAAGGAACAGCATGTAACAGGTGAGTATGCTGACGGAACCCAGTTTGAAACATATGCTCCCAAAGATTCCGGAATGGTAAGTATTCTCCGGGAAAACAATGTCCAGATTTTTGCCAAGCCGCCGGATCAGAATCCGTGGTATGTTCAGGTTCTTATATCCTGGCTTCCGTTTATACTGCTGATCGGCATATGGATATTTTTTATGCGGCAGATGCAGGGGGGAAGTGGAAAGGCTTTTAATTTCGGCAAAAGCAAGGCAAAGCTTCTGACCAAAGATCAGCAGAAAGTTACCTTTAAAGATGTAGCCGGTGCTGATGAGGCTAAGGAGGAGCTTGAAGAAATTATAGAGTTTCTTAAAGAGCCTCAGAAATTTCAGAAACTCGGCGGCAGAATCCCCAAAGGAGTTTTATTGGTGGGGCCTCCCGGAACCGGAAAAACACTGCTTGCAAAAGCTGTTGCCGGTGAAGCGGGTGTGCCTTATTTCAGTATAAGCGGATCTGATTTTGTGGAAATGTTTGTCGGTGTCGGAGCATCAAGAGTAAGGGATTTGTTCGAGCAGGGTAAGAAAAATGCTCCCTGCATTATTTTCGTGGATGAGCTTGATGCTGTTGGAAGGCACAGAGGCGCCGGCCTGGGCGGCGGTCATGATGAAAGGGAGCAGACCCTTAATCAGCTTCTTGTGGAAATGGACGGATTTGAGTCCACTGAAGGTGTGATTTTGATTGCAGCCACAAACAGACCGGATGTTCTTGATCCGGCTCTTCTCAGACCCGGACGATTTGACCGGCAGGTTGTTGTTCCGCCCCCGGACAGAAAAGGTAGACTGGAAATTCTCAAAGTCCACGCTAAAAAAATACCTTTATCCGATGATGTGGATCTTGATGTTGTGGCAAAAGGTACACCGGGGTTTGCAGGTGCTGAACTGGCTAATCTTGTAAATGAAGCATCCCTGCTTGCAGCAAGACAAAATAGAGATAAAGTCACTATGGATGATTTTGAAGAAGCTAAAGACAAGGTAATGATGGGTAAGGAGCGAAGAAGTATTGTGATCTCAGATGAAGAGAAGAAAAATACGGCTTATCATGAAGCCGGTCACGCTATTGTGGCGATACTGACCCCGGGAGCGGACCCTCTGCATAAAGTCAGTATTATTCCCAGAGGGATGGCACTTGGTGTTACCCAGCAGCTGCCTGAAGATGACAGATATATGCATACCAAAGAGTATCTTCTTGGAAGGCTTGCCGTTCTTATGGGTGGAAGAGCAGCTGAGGAGCTTGTTTTCAACAGGCTCACCACCGGAGCGGGAAATGATATAAGCAGAGCGACGGATATTGCCAGAAAGATGGTTTGTTCCTGGGGGATGAGCAGTAAAATTGGGCCACTGTTTTTCGGCAAAAAAGATGACGCTGTGTTTCTTGGAAAAGAGATTTCATCTTCAAAGGATTACAGTGAAAAAACAGCTATAATGATTGATGAAGAGATAAAAACTATAGTATCCAACAGTTACAAGAAAGCCACAAATATATTGAAAGAAAATTTTAATCTGCTTGAACAAACGGCTCAGCTTCTTTTGGAAAAAGAAACCATTGAAAATAAAGATATACAGGATTTAATCAAGAAACTGGATGAAGGTGAAGAGGAAAATAAAGAAGCTGAAAACGAGAATGAAGAGAAAAAAGAAGATAGCAAGAAAGGTGGAAATGTAGAAGATGAGTCGGTTCCTCCAACTGATCAGTAA
- a CDS encoding CdaR family protein has protein sequence MLLNNIFLKILSVLLAISLWLIVATSDYDQIQFNVPVKLINVPDKKVAVTDESLINVTLNGPRLVLNSLSYNDVSVEVDVSNFSGYKTDYRIKPSDVKVPSSVNVVRIQPAEITVTIDKIIHKNIEVTPAFIGEPAEGFKVGSLQITPSEVEVTGAASTLNDIDYIETLPINLSGKSEKMSYSVGLKKSSGIKKIDPSQVEVTVIFSENMVKRKLSNIPVTVVKKNKDYIYKLLTNEVDVQIDVRSDIADSKDLKKRINIYVDVSQLAPGQYLRNIEYSSGENIKIIEITPGKARVEVTK, from the coding sequence ATGCTGCTGAATAATATTTTTTTAAAAATTTTGAGCGTACTTTTGGCAATTTCCCTTTGGCTTATTGTTGCTACATCAGACTATGATCAAATACAGTTTAATGTCCCGGTAAAACTTATTAATGTTCCTGACAAAAAAGTTGCTGTTACTGACGAAAGTTTGATAAATGTTACACTCAACGGGCCGAGACTTGTACTGAATTCCCTTTCTTATAATGATGTGAGCGTTGAAGTGGATGTGAGCAATTTTTCCGGATATAAAACGGATTACCGCATAAAACCTTCCGACGTAAAAGTACCGTCCAGTGTGAATGTTGTCAGAATCCAGCCGGCTGAAATTACGGTTACTATAGATAAAATTATTCATAAAAATATTGAGGTGACCCCAGCTTTTATCGGTGAGCCTGCTGAAGGGTTTAAAGTGGGGAGCCTTCAGATAACACCTTCGGAAGTGGAAGTCACCGGAGCCGCTTCCACATTGAACGACATTGATTATATAGAAACTCTTCCCATTAATTTATCAGGTAAATCGGAGAAGATGAGCTACTCTGTTGGACTGAAGAAATCCAGCGGAATAAAAAAAATCGATCCTTCACAGGTGGAGGTAACTGTTATTTTTAGTGAAAATATGGTCAAGCGAAAGCTCAGCAATATACCTGTAACGGTTGTCAAAAAAAACAAGGACTACATTTATAAACTTCTGACAAATGAGGTGGATGTTCAAATTGATGTCAGGAGCGATATTGCTGATAGTAAAGACTTGAAAAAGAGGATAAATATTTACGTTGATGTTTCACAGCTGGCCCCTGGTCAGTATTTACGGAATATTGAATATTCTTCAGGCGAAAATATTAAAATTATTGAAATTACTCCTGGTAAGGCACGTGTGGAGGTAACAAAGTGA
- the hpt gene encoding hypoxanthine phosphoribosyltransferase produces the protein MKAEGLDIFLGEKEIREKVKELGQKITEDFKGEDVLLVGVLKGSWIFLADLAREIDTNVEISFISVSSYAGKKTVSSGVVRLLCDIDRPLDGRNVILVEDIVDTGLTLSYLKKLLYVRNPSTIKICTLLDKPSRRLADINPDYAGFEIPDEFVVGYGLDYDGKYRNLKNVCKLKVK, from the coding sequence ATGAAAGCAGAAGGTCTTGATATTTTTCTTGGAGAAAAAGAGATAAGAGAAAAAGTGAAAGAACTCGGACAGAAGATAACAGAAGATTTTAAAGGTGAAGACGTACTTCTCGTTGGGGTTTTAAAGGGCTCATGGATTTTTCTTGCCGACCTTGCAAGGGAAATTGATACAAATGTGGAAATCAGCTTCATTTCGGTATCCAGTTATGCCGGGAAGAAGACTGTCAGCAGCGGCGTTGTAAGGCTTTTGTGCGACATAGACAGACCGTTGGACGGCCGCAATGTTATCTTGGTGGAAGATATTGTTGATACCGGCCTGACTCTGAGCTATCTTAAGAAGCTTTTATATGTGCGGAATCCCAGCACCATAAAAATCTGCACGCTGCTTGATAAGCCGTCGAGAAGACTTGCCGATATAAACCCCGATTATGCCGGTTTTGAAATACCGGACGAGTTTGTTGTGGGGTACGGTCTGGATTATGACGGAAAATATCGTAATTTAAAAAATGTATGCAAATTAAAGGTTAAGTAA
- the cdaA gene encoding diadenylate cyclase CdaA: MVDIFSVVSLIDVLDIAIISYIIYRLLLLIKGTRAFNMLFGIIFLIFMSFVAKYLGLKTTSWVLSNFSGYLFLTIIILFQPEIRRALAFIGETKMFGYQGENIAQTIDEIVKAATILANRQIGALIVLQRDTELSHYIQAGTVLDSVVGKDLLISLFIPYSPLHDGAVIISEGKIKYAGSILPLTKHEDIDKKFGTRHRAALGITEETDAVSIVVSEERGTISVAYKGNITSELDADMLRDTLYNIYQHPGKSKSKKNAAE; the protein is encoded by the coding sequence ATGGTTGATATATTTTCCGTTGTTTCTTTGATTGATGTTCTGGATATAGCCATTATCAGCTATATTATTTACAGACTTCTTCTCCTTATTAAAGGCACCAGAGCCTTTAATATGCTGTTCGGCATAATTTTTCTGATATTCATGTCTTTTGTTGCGAAGTATCTTGGGTTGAAAACCACCAGTTGGGTTTTGAGTAATTTCTCCGGTTATCTGTTTCTGACAATAATAATCCTTTTTCAGCCTGAAATAAGAAGGGCACTTGCCTTTATCGGTGAGACGAAAATGTTCGGTTACCAGGGAGAAAACATTGCCCAAACCATAGATGAGATTGTTAAGGCCGCAACAATTCTTGCTAACAGGCAGATTGGGGCTTTAATTGTTTTGCAGCGTGATACAGAGTTGTCACATTATATACAGGCCGGCACAGTGCTGGATTCAGTTGTAGGAAAAGACCTTCTCATAAGTCTTTTTATTCCATATTCGCCGCTGCATGACGGAGCAGTTATCATCTCGGAAGGTAAAATAAAGTATGCCGGTTCGATTTTACCTCTCACCAAACATGAAGATATAGACAAAAAATTTGGCACAAGGCACAGAGCGGCTTTGGGAATAACGGAAGAGACTGATGCTGTAAGTATTGTTGTAAGCGAGGAAAGGGGTACAATATCTGTAGCGTATAAAGGCAATATTACCTCAGAACTGGACGCAGATATGCTTAGGGATACATTGTATAATATTTACCAACATCCGGGTAAATCGAAGAGTAAAAAAAATGCTGCTGAATAA